The Coffea arabica cultivar ET-39 chromosome 6e, Coffea Arabica ET-39 HiFi, whole genome shotgun sequence genome contains the following window.
TCTCTACTTTGAGTGAAGGAAAGGCACGAAGCAAAAGTGAAGCACGAAACGTGTCAAGATTTTGCCCGAACAACTTTTGGCTACTTATCAAGGTAATATTCTTTCCTACGAATCTATTGCATAGTCTTATGGCTAATCTCACAAAACAAGAGTTCGTACCTCTTGatatttctggaaaaaattatttatcgTGGGTATTGGATGTTGAAATTCATCTTGAGGCAATGGGCCTTTGTAATACTATTGTTGATGAGAATGATGCCTCAAACCAAGACCGTGCTAAGGCCATGATTTTCCTTCGTCGTCATTTAGATGAAGGACTAAAAGTAGAGTATCTTACTGTCAAAGATCCTCTTGTCCTTTGGCAAGATTTGAAAGAAAGATACGATCACCTGAAGTTGGTCGTTCTTCCAAAGGCCCGATATGATTGGCTCCACTTACGACTACAAGATTTCAAATCTGTCAACGAATATAATTCAGCCATGTTCAGAATTACTTCTCAATTATCATTGTGTGGCGAAAAAGTCACTGATGAAAACATGTTAGAGAAAACATTCTCTACTTTTCATGTCTCTAATATGCTCCTGCAGCAGCAATATAGAGAGAgaggatttaaaaaatattctgaacTTATTGCATGTCTTCTGTTGGctgaacaaaataatgaattacTGCTGAAAAATCATGAGTCCCGACCAACTGGTGCAAGTCCATTCCCTGAAGCGAATGGgactcaatttcaaaattctggtcgaggtcgtggacgtggccgtagAGGTGGCCGTGGAAGAagccgtggacgtggccgtggccGTGGACGTGATCGTAGTAGATTTGTGCCTCGTGAAGATTATAGCCGTGGCAAGCAACAAAATATTTCCCAAAAGGGAGAAAATAACTACGATCcgaaagaaggagaaaaaaaagtttatgaagaaaaatgctaCCGATGTGGTATGGAAGGTCACTGGTCCCGTACCTGTCGTACGGCTGAACATCTTGTTGACTTCTATCAAGCATCATTGAAAAAGAAGGACAAAGATGTCGAGACAAATTTTATCGACCAAAAGAATGcttatgatgatgatgatgctgaCATGACACACCTAGATATTGCCGATTTCTTTGAGCATCCTGAAGATGCAAAATGATcatatatttaatatttgtCTAGATGTTTGATATATTGTTAGTTTTGCAGGATTGTCCATTACTTTGGTATGTTGTTTGATATGTTGTTAGTTTTATCAATTTACTTTGCATATGTCTATTCTCGTATCTTTTATCAATATttagtttcatttattttcttcctgaagaagaaatggatgcCAAATGTTTGGGATTAAATAATGGTGATGATAACATTTGTCTCGTTAATAGTGCTTCTGCGCACACTATATTGACAAATAAAagatatttttcttctttggaaATGGGAGAGACAAATTTAATACCATCAGTGGTAGTGCAAAATTAATTGAGGGCTCTGGAAGAGTCACTCTATTTTTCCTGAAGGAACCAAAATTGTCGTAAATAATGCACTACTCTCTCCTAACACTCGAAGAAATTTATTAAAGATATCCGTCGAGATGGATATCAAATTGAGACACTGAATGacataataataaaaatcaAGTCAGATGAAAGTTGATTATATCATATTAATCATTCGAGGGTGTAATGGTTATCGATATAGTTATCTTTATtctcatttgatttataatcaTCACATGCAGTAAACCAGAAGTTTACTGATCCCAATGAATATATGATTTGGCAAAAGTGAGAATATTTGAATGTCGACAAGTATTTATACATACCCCCTTTACATTATACATGGCTCCAAAAGAAATTTATGTCGGATATGCATCATcttttacgattaaatatcgtaAAATATTGATGAATGATCTATTGATGAATGATCTATTGATGAGTGATCTATCCCGACATTAGGGGGAGGAAAAGATCAACCGAAaggaaatcatctgaacaatTGGATTTCctcgatcctcatacaaaacaatgtgaactagaagttcaagaaattcttcatttgaagaaaattatatTTATCGACTCCAGAAGAGTTATTAAATCAACTATTCCTGCAGGAAATACTCTTGTTAAAATTGATGTCCCTGAAGGACATGTACAAGTGCTACAAATAAAGGCCGGCCTACCTATATAAGGTATACattgatttcaaatatctccggagattaaataaatgtcatgacaaaattTAACCTCCTGAAGAGGTCGCTCCTGAAGAGCCAGCTCCCGAAGAGCCAGCTcctgaagagaatgaaattatagaaaagTTATTGGagcctaatgaaatgtagcacttgatattatagaagTTGATGAGGATCATGAATCTAgatcggttgatgaatgtcggCATAGAAATGATTGACCAAAATGAAAAGGCCAATACAATCTGAATTAGATTCACTGGCTAAAAGAAATGTTTTTGGGCCTGTAGTCCAAACGCCTGAAGGTGTCAAGCCAGTtggatataaatggatttttgtGAGAAAAAGGAATGAAAAGAATGAAATAGTGAGATATAAAACAAGACTTGTAGCCCAAGGCTTTTCACAAAGgtctggatttgattatgatgaaacgtATTCACCTGTAATGGATACGATCACATTTAGGTATCTTGTGAGTATTGCAGTGCATGAAAAACTTGATATGCGTCTGATGGACGTTGTCACTGCTTATTTGTATAAGAATCTTGacaataatatttacatgagaATCCCTGAAGGATTCAATATGCCTGAAGCATGTAAATCAAATCCTAGAGATATGTATTCTATTAGAATACAAAAGTCTTTGTATGGGCTCAAGCAATCtggacgtatgtggtataaccgcCTCAATGAATGCTTAACTAAAATGACccaatatgtccatgtgtttttatcAAGAGAAATGGgtcaaattttgtgattattgcgatatatgttgatgatctcaatttgattggaactcctgaagagatcCAAAAGGCTGTCGAATATTTGAGATCAAAGAGtttggaaagacaaaattctgccttggtttacaaattgagcattttAGAGAGTAAAATTTTTATCCACCAACCTACTTATACCCAGAAGGTATTAAAGCGATTTCGTCTGGATAAAGCACATACATTAAGTACCCCAATGGTCATCAGATTATTGAATCCTAATAAGGATCCCCTTAGGCCACAAGAGGAACATGAAGAGATACTTggtcctgaagtaccatatctcagtgCATTTGGTGCGCTTATtatcttgctaattgtacaagaCCAGATATATCATTTGCTGTGAatttattagcaagatttaatttctagccTACAAGACGACGTTGGAATGAAAAATGGTGAGATTGATGTGCTACAAATCCGATCGGATAATAATTTGGCAGATTTGTTTACCAAGGCTTTGCTGACTGCTACGTTTGGGAAACTGGTGAAGAATATTGGTATGCGTCGGCTAAAAGATCTCATATAATGTTTGCATCAGGGGGAGAATTTATTATacaagaatagtgtactctttttccttcactagggtttttATCCCACTGGGTTTTTCcctagtaaggttttaacgaggcatattctttgtgtcatagacatccaagggggagtgttatgaaataatgataagatgTGGATGTCCGTTGATATTCTCTAGATGTGGCTGTCCGTTGATATTCTCAAGAAGGATTACAAGATGAAGATGTCCGTTTGCATTCTCAAGATGATAGTCACATGTATTCTCCCTAGATTCATTAGTACATTGGATGAACTCATTTATGGATGTACTCGATATACTAAATTCATGTATTAGTACTTAATAGGGTTCATGTACCTTCTATTTTGGATCACCTATATATAGGGATGAATCCTACTTCCTTTGTAACCTTGTAACATTGGAATCTGGAAGTACTTTGATCAGTGAATATAATAATACTATagttctctcttctcttcttaCACTACTAATCCAATCCCTACTTTTTGggagtttattttattagtttcacaACAGTACAAACATtttcatgaaaaagaaaaacataaaagtaaacaaatgaAAGATTGAATCAAATTGGTTGGTAAATCAACTGCTGACATCCCTGCGCCAATATATAGTCCAAAAAATTTTTACCCCTACAAAccttttggttttgaaaaatgttcTTCATCCAAAAAAGTTCAAAAACTTTATGCCGACTCCAAAGGCCATCTATGGTTGTCTCCAGTGATTATGATGTTGGGTCATGATTTGTTTGTTCTTTCATAAAAAGAAATGGTATCAGccgaaggaaacaaaaaaatgtttcaaatgCTTAGTAACAAAAGAAAGTTTACCGGGTCTAAATTGTGAAAAATAATTTCCAAAAATTTACCGCTAACCCCTGTTGCGGTTCAACAATAAAGCGAGCCAAAGAACACACACATTACGCCCGGAAAATTCACATTGAGTGGCCCTCAAAACTATCAATTAATTGTGCTTTAACTTGAAATCCCACATTTCGGTTCTGGAAATTCACAGAATTTGTCACTATTCAGTTCTAAATAGACCCCAATTAGACAGTATGCAACAAACATGGGAAGCAACCATATAAAGGACCGGCTGGGATTTTGTAGTTCAAAGACATTCTATCTACGCATTACACGGTGCCGTTCTCGCCTTCGGAACCGCTCAAGCATGAACTCATCCGTGGCAGCCTGTCTTTGAACTGCTGCCTCCGCACCTGATTCGACCGGTCTAGACTCCTGATCGCTTTTCTTCAGATCCTTGTCTTTGTACAACTCTGGATGTTCTGCAAAATTTTGTTGTTTGGTTCAATAGAAACCATAACAATCAGGAAAGGGAACATTGATCTAGAAAGGTAAGTCATATGCAAGGCAGGATCAACATAATATGCTTTAAATCTTGAGAAACCCACCACTGGGCTACCTCATTGCCCTTAATCTTTATGCTTACAAAACTTTGATGCAATTGAGTAAAACTATACATGTGAGGTGTCAAAATTCATTATTTTGAACCAATATACAATATCACCCATTTGCCCACAACCCAGCTACGTCGGGCCACAACATTTATTCACTTCTAAGACCAACCCCCTGCCCTCAACACAAAAATcataaaagaaagaaggaaaaaaaaaatgttagtaTTACATCAGGTTTGTCAGAACATATATGCTTTCCCATACATAGCACCCATCTACTGCACAAATGGATTGATTGGAAGGAGCGTAAAGGCTTTAAGGGGTGATTAAATCTCCCAATTGTCATTGGAGGGAAAGAATGGGTGCTAGAAGCAGGGTTTACAAAATGAAGCAGGGCCAAAACAATACCCATTATCCCAAAATCTATGCAGACAAGAACGGATTTCAGATACCATAGCAaatatggggaaaaaaaaaccctttggCAAACATGAACAGGTACAGATTTGCAGAATAGTGTGGCAAATGCCACAGCAATGTAGATCAACTCCTGTAAGAAGCTATTTTCTAGAAGTCACTAGGCTAAGTTAACTATGCTGTTGTAATGGAGGATCTGACGGGTAGAAAGTCTAGTTAAACTAACCTAAGAGGATCTCCATAAGAATAACAGGTAAATCAGAAATATGTACTGTTACAAGCACATATTCCAGAAGATAACCATTTAGCACATGTACAAATCTTATGCACAAGGAACCTGATGAACGAAGCATaacctattttctttttttcttttttagcttATTTTAATCATTACTTCTCTTACTTCTCAAAGGTCATCCTCAGTTTTCCTTACCATTCTAAATACGGCCAAATCTGCTTCCAAAAAATTTCTCATCTTTTATATAACGATACGATACAACAACCAATGAGTATGCGTCCAAACACAAAAGTTTCGCACACTGCTAGTCTTCCAACAATGTGTAAATCACATAAGAAAGTTTCCTACTTGTGGTATAAGAGTTAAAAAGGTTCACTTGAATGCgtaatatcaaaatatattcAACCAACAACAAAAGGATTAAGTTAGACTGGATTCCCTCAAGGTTTGCCAGGTACTCTTTCCTCTCCCTTCACCTCGCCTCCTCGGCTGTCTTATCTCTTCCCCTTgaacaaccccccccccccccccccccaaaaaaaaaccttttGGCTAGTCTAGTGAGGAACCATCTCAGAccataaagtgaaaaaaaaaaaaacataaatgcGGCAACCTGTACAGAATTGATAATACACAAATCTGGAGTCAAGTGCAAAACCACTTGCACTTTAAGCctcttataaaaatatattaaagtGGGTGTCCCTTCTTTTCGGAGATATCTACCTATAATT
Protein-coding sequences here:
- the LOC113687875 gene encoding uncharacterized protein — its product is MGLCNTIVDENDASNQDRAKAMIFLRRHLDEGLKVEYLTVKDPLVLWQDLKERYDHLKLVVLPKARYDWLHLRLQDFKSVNEYNSAMFRITSQLSLCGEKVTDENMLEKTFSTFHVSNMLLQQQYRERGFKKYSELIACLLLAEQNNELLLKNHESRPTGASPFPEANGTQFQNSGRGRGRGRRGGRGRSRGRGRGRGRDRSRFVPREDYSRGKQQNISQKGENNYDPKEGEKKVYEEKCYRCGMEGHWSRTCRTAEHLVDFYQASLKKKDKDVETNFIDQKNAYDDDDADMTHLDIADFFEHPEDAK